From the Vibrio algarum genome, one window contains:
- the coxB gene encoding cytochrome c oxidase subunit II, which translates to MVSCAIFLQLSSVANAATEYNLTQGVTRISEEVYELHMLIFYICCAIAAVVFGIMFYSIIHHRKSKGAVAAKFHESTKVEIIWTVIPVIILIAMAIPATKTLVAMEDTSKSDITIKVTGSQWKWHYHYFGEEIEFLSLLSTAVEQIEGDEEKGENYLLEVDNPLVLPINKKIRFLLTSDDVIHSWWVPDFAVKKDTIPGFINEAWTKIDKPGIYRGQCAELCGRAHGFMPIVVHAMTEENYQQWLVDKKQQIAEEKAKAELALTSSMSLDELMTIGEQAYLDRCAVCHQATGLGIPSVFPAIKGNKVATGEVSLHMDTVVNGRPGTAMQAFVNQMTQQELAAVITYQRNAWGNDTGDVIQASDINNFINASVESGEEAVSSSEDKL; encoded by the coding sequence CTGGTCAGCTGCGCTATATTTTTACAATTGAGCTCTGTTGCGAATGCGGCAACGGAGTACAACTTAACGCAGGGTGTCACTCGAATTAGTGAAGAGGTTTATGAGCTCCACATGCTCATTTTCTACATCTGCTGCGCCATCGCGGCAGTGGTCTTTGGCATTATGTTCTACTCCATCATTCATCACCGAAAATCCAAAGGGGCAGTCGCCGCCAAATTTCATGAAAGCACCAAGGTAGAAATAATTTGGACAGTCATCCCCGTCATCATTCTTATCGCAATGGCGATCCCCGCCACCAAAACCTTAGTGGCGATGGAAGACACAAGCAAATCCGATATCACGATAAAAGTGACCGGATCACAATGGAAATGGCACTACCACTATTTTGGTGAAGAGATAGAATTTTTAAGCTTGCTCAGCACCGCCGTTGAGCAGATAGAAGGAGACGAAGAGAAAGGTGAAAACTACCTGCTTGAAGTTGATAACCCTTTGGTACTCCCCATCAACAAAAAAATCCGATTTTTACTCACCTCTGATGATGTGATCCACTCTTGGTGGGTGCCTGATTTTGCTGTGAAGAAAGATACTATTCCCGGCTTTATTAACGAAGCGTGGACAAAAATCGACAAACCCGGAATTTACCGCGGCCAATGCGCTGAACTGTGCGGACGCGCCCACGGCTTTATGCCGATAGTGGTTCACGCCATGACAGAAGAGAACTACCAACAGTGGTTAGTGGACAAAAAACAACAGATAGCAGAAGAGAAAGCCAAGGCAGAACTGGCGCTCACCAGCAGCATGTCCCTGGATGAACTAATGACCATAGGTGAGCAAGCTTACCTAGATCGTTGTGCAGTATGTCACCAAGCTACCGGATTAGGGATTCCTAGCGTCTTCCCAGCGATTAAGGGAAACAAAGTGGCAACGGGAGAGGTCTCCCTTCATATGGACACAGTGGTCAATGGCCGACCGGGAACCGCCATGCAGGCGTTTGTTAACCAAATGACGCAACAAGAGCTTGCAGCAGTCATCACCTACCAGCGTAATGCTTGGGGCAACGATACCGGTGACGTGATTCAAGCATCAGACATAAACAACTTTATAAACGCATCCGTGGAGTCAGGTGAAGAAGCGGTAAGCAGCTCGGAGGACAAACTATGA